The following DNA comes from Synechococcus sp. CC9616.
CAGGGACTTCAAGGAAGTTGATGGGCAAGAGGTTGAGGTCACTGTTGAGGACCAGCTAACGCCTCAAGACCTCTATCCCCGATTTAGCGAAGAGGCGGCGCAGAGGCTCGTAGAGCGTCAGGAAGGTAAGGGCAGAAAAGCTGAGGATCTTGTGAACCTGGCAGCACGCCTGAAGCAACCTGCACCATCAACTAAGAGAACTTGGATGGCATACATCAGCAAGGCGATGTCAGTTGTAAACCGTCAATGCATTGATGAATTCACTGAGGATGATGCAAGGAAATACAGAGACCATTTAATTGATACCTGTGGTGGCAATACAACTAAGTCAAGGATCAGGTCTGTAAAGGGTCTATTTAACGTGGCTAAAGACGAGGGATGGATAAAGACCAACCCCTTTGATTGCATCAGCCTGAGATGCATCAAAACCAAGGCGACGGCGGCCGCTCGCCACGAAGCCGTATCGCCGGAGATGAGGGAATTGCTCCGGGTCTATCAGGACGAGTCGGACAGCAACAGGAGATTTTCCGAGAAAATCCGCAACGGGATCCAGTAACAACGCCTCAGTCAATGGGCGCCGACCTGGCAGAAGGAAATGGGCTGGGCGCCTTAGGCAATGTAACTGCAAAGAAAAACGCTGTTTGCATCCACCTGAACGTCAGAGGGGCTGACCCACCCTGTATAAAAATCTTGTAGCAACTGCTACCAAAACGTTCACCTCGCCACAGCGAGGCGCAGACAATCCAAGCCACGGAACGGGGACTTGGACTTTTCTGAGGAACCAGTCATGACAGCTCTTCTCTACAGAGGACAGTCCTACAAAGCTCAAGCACCTTCACCCAAAGCTTGTGTTCAGCTGACCTACCGCCGTGAGCA
Coding sequences within:
- a CDS encoding phage integrase SAM-like domain-containing protein — its product is MITTATPYLVKLPGRAGFYFQRKVPADLVRPIGQRLWRWKAGNTLTEARKAVVEGLNKTDVLIAQHRGEVTPALLKHIDENLTPDPLTVITRDFKEVDGQEVEVTVEDQLTPQDLYPRFSEEAAQRLVERQEGKGRKAEDLVNLAARLKQPAPSTKRTWMAYISKAMSVVNRQCIDEFTEDDARKYRDHLIDTCGGNTTKSRIRSVKGLFNVAKDEGWIKTNPFDCISLRCIKTKATAAARHEAVSPEMRELLRVYQDESDSNRRFSEKIRNGIQ
- a CDS encoding DUF4278 domain-containing protein yields the protein MTALLYRGQSYKAQAPSPKACVQLTYRREHYNTCRAEVAQNPHPGLTYRGVSYTK